The Chitinophaga caeni genome segment CTTTTTATTATCCTCAGGTAATAAAATGGCCTGTTCGTAATTTCCACAAGCAACTGAAGCTATAATACTAACTATTGCCATAACAACATCAGCAACACCAAAATCGGCAGGCGAATATATACGCGCTAACAGGGGAGCAATAATTATAGGAATACCTTGCGACAGGACTTGCCCCGTAAATAATGTCAGCACATTTTTACCAAATTCCGATTTATTCCTCAATGAGATCATTCAAATATTTTATCAGCCTGATAAATACGTTCTATGATCTCAACAACCTTAAGTCCCTCTAATGCATTCGTAGTAATTGAAGAGCGTCCCTTTAACACATTAACAACATTTTCAATGATATAATGATGATTCTGGGCGGAACCTTTATAAGCCCCATAATCATTTCCAGGATTAGTTGGCGCTAACTCCGGCATTGTATAATCGTAAACGTGACAAACCTCTACTTTGTCCATATACTGACCCCCGATTTTTACACTACCATTCTCAGCGATAATGGTCATACTGCTTTCTAAATTTGCATTCCATACCGCCGTTGAAAAATTAATACATCCTGATCCACCATTTACAAAATCAAAATTTACAAATCCGCTATCCTCAAATTCAGTTAAGGCGGAATGGTTATGATCCATCAACTTTGCCGATATATTTTTAATATCGCCAAATAACCAATACATAATATCAATAAAATGTGAAAATTGGGTAAACAATGTTCCTCCGTCAAGTGTTTTGGAACCATGCCAGGAACCAGATTTATAATACCTCTCATCCCTATTCCAATAACAATTTAATTGAACCATATAAATTCTTCCCAACTTCCCACTTTCTACGAGATCTTTAATCCAAACCGAAGGAGGAGAATATCTATT includes the following:
- a CDS encoding Gfo/Idh/MocA family protein, encoding MDRKIKFAVVGCGHIGKRHAEMISRNEEAELVALVDVKPKESLNLQQDAPFFSTLSELLESGIDIDVINIATPNGYHAEIALEVLGSGRHIVVEKPIALTKSDAEKIIYKALNVHKHVFAVMQNRYSPPSVWIKDLVESGKLGRIYMVQLNCYWNRDERYYKSGSWHGSKTLDGGTLFTQFSHFIDIMYWLFGDIKNISAKLMDHNHSALTEFEDSGFVNFDFVNGGSGCINFSTAVWNANLESSMTIIAENGSVKIGGQYMDKVEVCHVYDYTMPELAPTNPGNDYGAYKGSAQNHHYIIENVVNVLKGRSSITTNALEGLKVVEIIERIYQADKIFE